TGTGTAAAACCTCGCAGCGGATGGCAATTGTCTCGAAACTTAGTTAGGCCTACCGGCACAATTGCCAGTGACAAAACGCTAGGATGCAAGCTATAGAGATTACTAAAAGTTTTCTCTAGAATCTCGCCATCGTTCTCACCCGGACAAAGAACAACTTGAGTATGTATCTCAACACCAAATTCCGTTAATGCTTTTAGCTGCCCCATAATATCGCCGGCCCGCTTATTATTTAGCATTCGGGCTCGTACTTGACCATCGGTGGCATGTACAGATACGTATAACGGCGATAAATGTAGCCGGCGTATACGATCTATATCTTTCTGAGTCAAATTGGTTAGCGTTACAAAATTGCCATATAAAAAGGAAAGTCTGTAATCGTCATCTTTGACGTACAGGCTTTGGCGCATGTCGGGAGCCATTTGATCCACAAAGCAAAAAATACACTTATTAGCACAGCGTCTTACACCATCAAAGACCGCACTCTCAAACTCAATTCCCATATCTTCATCATAATCTTTTTCGATTTCAAATATTTCTTGTTGACCACTTAACCTTTCAACAAGCAATTCAATATCTTCATCGGCAAAAGCAAAACTCAAATCAATTAAATCGGTAACTGCCTGACCATTCACTGCTAGGATTTTATCTCCTGGCATTAACCCAAGCTCACTAGCTATACTTTCAGGCGATATATGCGCAATAACGCCGCTAATTGACAAACTTATCACCTCTTATCTAGTATTAAATTCTTCTATTTGTTATCTTTTCCTGCAAATAAACAAAGAGTGATGAAAAAAAGCATCACTCTTTGTCCGCAAATCCTATTTAGAACGCTCATCGTCATCTTTACGGCCTTTATTTCTTTTCTTTATAGAACCTAAGAAATTAGTGAATTCAGTTGATGTAAATTGCTTGAATTTTGAGCCGGCTTCCTTAAGGCTACCCGTGCTAAGCAACAAGAATGCAATTACACCTACAACTAAGAGCCCTAGAATCCAACCTATCGATTTACTTGCACCTGAAGGTCCTGCTGCGGCTGTACCAAAGCCAGCTTTCCCGCTTTGAGCTTGTTGGCCTGCTGGCGCTGCGCCAATAACTGAGGGAATAACATCAGCAAAAAGAGCAATACCCCGTTCGGCCGAATCAAGACTGTTAGTATGAGCACCTACCTCTAAGAGCATTGATCTTGGCATTAAATCCTGATTATAGTCTCCGCCCTTAGCAAAGAATATGCCTTTCACTAAGCCAGGATGTTGTTTATCGGCAGCAGCCTTTATTTTCAAAGCATAATCTTCTATTTGCTTACCAGTTGGTCCATATTTACCAACAACCAACTGGACTTTACTAACATCT
The Veillonellaceae bacterium genome window above contains:
- a CDS encoding DUF512 domain-containing protein, producing MSISGVIAHISPESIASELGLMPGDKILAVNGQAVTDLIDLSFAFADEDIELLVERLSGQQEIFEIEKDYDEDMGIEFESAVFDGVRRCANKCIFCFVDQMAPDMRQSLYVKDDDYRLSFLYGNFVTLTNLTQKDIDRIRRLHLSPLYVSVHATDGQVRARMLNNKRAGDIMGQLKALTEFGVEIHTQVVLCPGENDGEILEKTFSNLYSLHPSVLSLAIVPVGLTKFRDNCHPLRGFTQEESIKIIDMVSAWQQQCRQKDGNSFVYLSDEFYLAAGCPIPEYEFYDGFPQLENGIGLVRSFLAEWQEADFIQDGYKEPTYLDVICGVSAEKVLRPLIDDLKVANLNVRLIPVQNQFFGEAITVTGLLTAQDILDKLKSLPGKRTGIILPGVALRKGEDIFLDDKNPEYIADGLDVPVKVAYSASDLVRLLTAWR